The genomic DNA GCAAATGTTTCCTGCCTAATCAACGGAGACAGATGCACCCAGTTAATTATTGTGGACTTACCCTGCTTCCTGTTTTCTCTAGAGGCTGTTGAATCTATATAGCATTTCTGCGGTAGATGAGGTACACCTGCTGGCGGTTAGGGGCTAGGGGCTAGGGGCTAGGGGCTAGGGGCTAGGGGAAGAAGAGGAAGAAGAGGAAGAAGGGGAAGAAGGGGAAAAGAGGGACTACGATGCTCCCATGCTCAGGAAAGAAGAGGAAAAAGGGAATAGAATTAAAGGTTTGAGGAAACTAAAATGTCCTAACCACCTTGCCGATTGCTATAATTGCTAATTACTAATTTCTGATTGCTAGGGCGTACCTCGCTTGCTTGAGAAATGCTATAAATCTAAGATACTGAGTAAAATTCACCCTTTATTATCTTTAATCCGACTAAACCCGAATTTATTTTTAGCGCCGCGCTCTGGGCGGTAAAGAAACGGTCTAGAGGGTCGCTTTACTTAAGAAGTATTAACTCTTGCTTAAGTTAATAATAGTCAAGTTATGCTTTTTCGCATAACTAGGCAATTGCGATCGTCAGGAGTACGAATATAATCAAGTTCGTCGGTAAGCTTGTCTATGAACATCAGGCCTCTTCCTCCCTCCGCTTCTAAGGGGTCGGAGTTCTGTTTTAAGATGGATTGTAACTTTTCTTTTAGGTTAAATGGTTGACCGCGATCCCAAATTAGAATTTCTAAAGAATTGGTATATATTTTGATCTCTAATTCAATGGGAGTCTCAGGAGGCAAGTCGTGGTGAGCATGGCGGACAGCATTTGTAAAGCCTTCGTTTAAAATTAATTGGCACTGCCACCATAGTTGATGGGGGAGGAGGGGAAGTGCAATTTCTTCTAACCATTCTAAAACAACTGTTAAATCTTTCAGGTTGCTCTGAACCTGAAGATGAGATTTCACCCTTAGTTGCTCATCTTTCATTAATTCTATACAGCACCGCTATTTTTATTAAACAGGACTGCTATAGTTTTGAAAATTAATTTCAGATCGTACATCAGGCTCCAGTTTTGTTGATATTTTAAATCCAGGCGAATGACATCTTCAAAGTCACGCACGGAAGAGCGACCGTTAACTTGCCACTCCCCGGTCATGCCGGGTTTGACATCTAAACGTTGCCACTGGGGAACCTCGTAACGCTCAACTTCATCGGGGGTTGGGGGGCGGGTACCGACGAGGCTCATCTCGCCTTTGAGTACGTTCCAAAATTGAGGCAGTTCGTCGAGGCTTGTCTTCCGCATGATCCTGCCTACTCGCGTGATCCGGGGGTCATTATCGTTTTTAAAGATGGCTCCAGAGGCTTGGTTTTTGATTTGGGATTTGAGGGATTCAGCGTTGACGCACATGGAACGGAATTTCCAGATCCGAAAATGCTTTCCCATCCACCCGCAACGGGTTTGACCGAAAAAGATGGGGCCGGGATTGTCAATGGTAATGGCTATGGCTATTGGTAGGAATAAAATTCCTGTAATTCCTAAACCTACTAAAGCTCCTACGATGTCTATGAGGCGCTTTACCCAAGAGCGTACTGAGGGATGAGTAATCGGTAGCTGATTGTCTTTTGAATGGTGGGTTTCTGTTGAGTTTGCATTGGGGGCGGGTTGCTCGATGGTCAATACTTGGTCTAGGCTGGTGAGGGCAAATACTGCCATTACTTGGGGGTTGACTCTCCGCAGCACTAGGTTGCTGCCCTTTTGCCTAGCTACTTTCATGTTGCTAACGAGGGCACCGATACCGCTGCTATCTATGAATGTGGTCTGGTTAAAATCAAGGATGATTTCACTAGGGATGGTAGTCCCAGAGAAAAATTGCTGGCAGGTGGTCTTAAAGGCTACGGCCTCAAGTACACTCAAACGAACGGGCAAATGAACGGAGGGAATCTCGCCCTTGTAAGTTACCCGAAACTCTGCCTCTGGGGTTTGGCTGACCATGAAGTCTTGATTCCAAATTTCAAGCTAGTATCTTATCGCCTATTCTGTCTTAAATTTTTATAAGTCGATCAATTTATCGCTTACAAAATGCGATCGCGCTTCAGGCAAGAGGGGAGTTGGCTTTGGCGGAGGGGGGGGAACGCGACTTCTGATTTCTCAGGTCGGAGTTTTCAGAGTAATTTTGAAACCTGATGGCTGAAAGTGATGCCGTTCCCCAAGATATTTATAAGTTGTAGACGTTTTCTGATTGTTCGGTTTGGCGATCGCTACTTTTGACTTTAGCTTTGGCTTTGGCTGCACTGCGTTTGAGGGCTTGCAGCCGTGCTTCGTATCTGGCTCGCTGCCGCTTTTTGGAGGTTTGCTCCACTAGGGTTTTGAGGGCACTTCCCAGGCTTTTGTAAGCGTTGGGGAGGGTGTAGCCAAAGCGAGTGGCCAGAGCGATCGCTTTTTCGTCTGCTTCTGCTGCCTCTTTGAGGTTTTTCTCTCCATTATTTTTTTGATAGAGCCTCCAACCTGACACGCCGCAGAGGGCTAATGCCAGCAGCAGTAGTAAGCCGTCTTGTACCCACAGTTCGCCGACTGCTCCGCCTAAGCCGATGGCGAGGGCTGCCATTTCCCAGCCATCTTTGGCGATCGTATCGTTTTGAACTCTGGCTACTTCATGCCAGAATAGCAAATTTCTCTGATCCATTGCTAGTTGTTCCCAACGGATCAGGTCAATTTGAATTTCTACTTGGTCTTTGCCTATTTCTTCGCTGCGGATCAGGGGTGGATTGACCTCTACGGTCTTTTCTACTGTGACCCAGCTTTGCAGTTCTGGCGGCAGTATGCCTTTCAATCGCCGGATCTCACTCATCTCGGCTCTAGCAGTGGAGGTTGCATAGGATGTCATAGCTCCGGCCCTTGGGAAAATTCAAACGGAAAACAAGCCTCTATATTTTGAAGTATATCGCGGCAAGTGCGTTTAAGAACACTCTACAGATTACGATATTCTAAAATATTGTTTGCCTATCGGGGGGTGAGTTCTCTCCTAGTTGGGGGTGGAGGGAAGTTCTTGAGGCTTAGTGCCTCGTTTGAGGAGACCAACTTGTAGGTAAAAGGGGCGATACCATCTCAATCGTTATCTTCTAGAAA from Kamptonema formosum PCC 6407 includes the following:
- a CDS encoding DUF3318 domain-containing protein gives rise to the protein MTSYATSTARAEMSEIRRLKGILPPELQSWVTVEKTVEVNPPLIRSEEIGKDQVEIQIDLIRWEQLAMDQRNLLFWHEVARVQNDTIAKDGWEMAALAIGLGGAVGELWVQDGLLLLLALALCGVSGWRLYQKNNGEKNLKEAAEADEKAIALATRFGYTLPNAYKSLGSALKTLVEQTSKKRQRARYEARLQALKRSAAKAKAKVKSSDRQTEQSENVYNL
- a CDS encoding ATP-binding protein, which gives rise to MKSHLQVQSNLKDLTVVLEWLEEIALPLLPHQLWWQCQLILNEGFTNAVRHAHHDLPPETPIELEIKIYTNSLEILIWDRGQPFNLKEKLQSILKQNSDPLEAEGGRGLMFIDKLTDELDYIRTPDDRNCLVMRKSIT
- a CDS encoding sugar transferase, whose translation is MVSQTPEAEFRVTYKGEIPSVHLPVRLSVLEAVAFKTTCQQFFSGTTIPSEIILDFNQTTFIDSSGIGALVSNMKVARQKGSNLVLRRVNPQVMAVFALTSLDQVLTIEQPAPNANSTETHHSKDNQLPITHPSVRSWVKRLIDIVGALVGLGITGILFLPIAIAITIDNPGPIFFGQTRCGWMGKHFRIWKFRSMCVNAESLKSQIKNQASGAIFKNDNDPRITRVGRIMRKTSLDELPQFWNVLKGEMSLVGTRPPTPDEVERYEVPQWQRLDVKPGMTGEWQVNGRSSVRDFEDVIRLDLKYQQNWSLMYDLKLIFKTIAVLFNKNSGAV